CTGTCCCTGATGATGCCAGGTTCCTGAATGAGACGTCAGAAGTACCAGAGACATTCAAGGATATTTCTAGCAGACCCACCACCAACCTACATACTGCACAGGGGATACGAAGCTCAGTCACTCGACCAACGGAATGCTGCTAATCAGCAGAGAGCGGAAGGGGCTCGTCTGCCCAGGATCCCGGCCAGGACCCTGCACCCCCACCCTTCTCATCCCTAAAGGAGATGGGCAGGTCGGGAGGAGAAGCGACGAGAGCCAGGAAGGCGTGTAGACAGAGATGGACTCGTCTCTTTAGGACATATACACACCACAGCGGTAGCTGCGGCTGCCTTACTTTCCGGGAGCTGCATGCCCTCGTAGGCGGAGAGGAACGGAGGAGCCGGGTCCTGCCTCGGGTGGAAGGGATGCCACCAGCCCTAACCGGCTCAGCGCCGAGCCTCTTGGCGGTCCCGCCTCCCGGGGACCTTCCAGGCTGGTTGGCGCCTCCGCGACCCAGCCCGAGGGGCGGGGGCCGCCAAAGGAGCGATAACTTAGGCATCCAGCACACTGCCTGGCCCGAAGCGCGGACCCGACCTGTGTCCTGGCCTCGACATTGCGACGGAAGCGTGTTCAAGAAGGCCAGGTAACCAATGTCGGTGACTAGGAGGCGGGGGTGGGTCGCGAGCGCCGCGCAGGCCCCCGAGGACCCCGGGTTGCCGGCGCTGGCCGCCGCCCGCTCCTTCCGGCTCCTCCCCGTGGCGCGGAGGACGCGTGAGCCGCGGGGTCCGGAGCCAGCGCGGCGAGGACCATGGTGCTGCCGAACATCCTGCTTACCGGTCAGGGCGCGCGGCGGGAGGGACTGGCCCGGGCCAGAGCAGGGCCCTCGGTGTTCTGCTTCGGCGCTAGTCGAAGGCTGCGTGGTGTGGCCGTCGTCAGGGCCCCGCGACAGTTGCGGGAGGCGGGGGAGGAGACCGGGAACGTTAATTCTGTTGGTCAGAGGCGACTTGCTGAGGTGGAGAGAGGTAGACCAATCCAGCTCCCCTTTCCGGCAAATTGCCTAATCTTTCGGAATCTACTTCTTGTTTGTAGAACGGCTGTTGATTATTTGGCAGAGTTGTCTTGGGGGTTTTAGCGAGGCAGTATAAGGCGGTGTCTGGCCCTTAGTAGATCTGCTGTTAATGGGAAGCGCCTTAGTCCTGGGACCCTCCTCGACCATGCCTTGCTGTTCTTTGTATCTGAGAATCGGATTTCTGTAAAAGGGTTGGTATGTTTGTGGCGTACGGTGATTAATTGCTGCATAACGTTTGTTGAGTTCGCGTGGGAgacttctttctttcaaaaagaaaaaacctctACTGAGTATCTGTCCGTTTCTCCATCGTTTCTCATGTAAAGGTGCTGTGAAGTTCCCGGACTGACCGTGGGGATCCTTCTGGCTCTTGGATCCATCCTCGGGTCCCCTATTGTATGTGCTGGGTGCTCAAATGCTGCATAACGACTTCAAAGAATATTACTGCTTGTCGTTTAACTCTGAAAACGTTTATTGATTAATAATACGATAGGGCatttatggaaaaatataatGGGTGTAGGTGCTGATTGTTGCAAGACAAAGATTGAGACGCTCTTTGCGGAAAAAAAGGAGTAACGTTTTATTTAACAAAACGAGCTTGTTGGCAGCGCGCAAATCCTTTGTTTCTGAGAACTGCAGATTAATCTCTCAGTTTAGGTTTTAAGATTATTTAAGAGGTAGATTTTACAGCATCTGAACTGTTTGAGTCAAACAGTGACCTTTTTTGTAATACTAAGCCATATTATCAAAAATCCATATGTgagcaatttatttaaaaagtggtgAGTCCAGGATCAAACTTGTTCTATTATAGTGGATTCGAGGTAAATGATACAGTCTTGTATATGGATACTCGATTTATCCCtgttatctttcattttaatgatcaggttttataattttaactgAACAGCTTTAAGTTACGTATTTGGttattttgaaatacaacaaatatataaaaaagagaaagtggaTAATGTATACTATTGTCATTTATATAAAAAGGAGAACGTGGTGTGTGTATGCCCATATGTATAATATGTACACAAATAAGCTACCATATATACAGACATGCacgtgtatatatacacaaatatgtatGCATAGGACTTATTTTGGAAACTTGTTTACAGCGATTGCCTCTAAGGAAGAGAATAGGGAATTGGTGGAAATGAGATTTGTCTTTCATACTGCCTGAATTTTTTCcatgaacaattttttaatttttaaaaagcaaaagcaaatacACGATGGTAATTTATTTGAGATGGCTAGTTTTATTCTGGGAATTTCCATGGTGGTGGCAAGCAGTCTGAATTGACACCAGAATTGCCAAGGCCCCACTCCTGATAGAATCAGATACACTGAGTGAGATTCTTACATCCAGTTGGCTTTGGGTAGTTTTGATcaggtcatatatatatattaattcacGTAGGATTGCTAATTAGGAAACTTTTCATTTCAGCTGTTCAAAACCTAGGAGCATATAGGCTCCTTATGTCTGATATAACTATATCATGAACAGTGTTTTTCTGTGGCTTGTCTTACAGGTACACCGGGGGTTGGAAAAACCACGCTAGGCCAGGAACTTGCATCGAGATCAGGACTGAAATACATTAATGTGGGTGATTTAGCTCGAGAAGGTAAGGGGCACTTCAGTGTTGGGTTTGTTTTAAAAGatagagaaagaggaaatggacTTTTAGTACTATACTTGTCCGAGgatacaaaaaacagaaaaattgccATTAAGGAATGTATGCTGTGTTGAGGgactcatagaaatagaaaatataagtatCTGATGTTGCTTTTGGTTATTGTGACTATTATATCACCCCCCAATAGGCTAGCAGTTCTTGTGTATAATAATTGGGAAGGCTTCCATGAAGAGACTGGACTTAGGATAGATAGAATCTGAGTATGGAGAAGAGAATGTTGTGAGGTGGGCAGACACATTAAGGTTTGGGTGGTGCTAAGCATCGTTATGGAGACGGTGATTATATTCATCTCACTGGAAGGACATTACTTTGAATTTAGGCAGTAGGATATGACTACCCTATGGTATTCTTTTAGATTACCTGCCTGCATGCAATCCACATATTCTAAAGGGATACacctttttacatattttacctTGTTTTCTCCCAATTTTTTATCATCTCCTTATTTAATATCTTCATCTCTTTATGTTCTGTAGTTTGTACAGGATAGAAAGTAAGCAAATTTAAATAAAGGACATGAAAGTGTgcctcatgaaaattaaaaagatttaacAGTTATagtaaaaacttaaatatatattttttaatttgacatattaaaaattttttaagttcctGACAGTTGCTACTGAAGTAACTATTTCAGGTTTGATCTAATGTgcgtatttttttcaaatgatctAAAGTCTGATCACCGGATATCATGGAGTCTGGCAAGATGGCTTCTCCCAAGAGCATGCCGAAAGATGCACAGATGATGGCACAAATCCTGAAGGATATGGGGATTACAGAATATGAGCCAAGAGTTATAAATCAGATGTTGGAGTTTGCCTTCCGATATGTGACCACAATTCTAGATGATGCAAAAATTTACTCAAGCCATGCTAAGAAAGCTACTGTTGATGCAGATGATGTGCGATTGGCAATACAGTGTCGTGCTGACCAGTCTTTTACCTCTCCTCCCCCAAGAGATTTTTTATTAGATATTGCAAGGCAAAGAAATCAAACCCCTTTGCCATTGATCAAGCCATATTCAGGCCCTAGGTTGCCACCTGATAGATACTGCTTGACTGCTCCGAACTATAGACTTAAGTCTTTACAAAAAAAGGCATCTACTTCTGCGGGAAGAATAACAGTTCCGCGGTTAAGTGTTGGTTCAGTTACTAGCCGACCAAGTACTCCCACCCTTGGCACAGCAACCCCACAAACCATGTCTGTGACCACTAAAGTAGGGGGTCCCATGTCCCTCACAGGGCAAAGGTTTACAGTGCAGATGCCCACTACCCAGTCCCCAGCTGTAAAGGCATCAATCCCTGCAGCATCAGCAGTTCAGAATGTTTTGATTAATCCATCATTAATTGGGTCCAAAAACATTCTTATCACCACTAATATGGTGTCATCACAAAATACTACCAATGAATCGTCAAATGCATTGAAAAGAAAACGTGAAGATGATGACGATGACGATGATGATGACGGCGATGACTATGATAATTTGTAATCTAGCCTTGGTGCTTGTAACATGTATACTTGGTGTTGAATCATTGTACTGAGATTAAATATGCATGCTGGATGTTCTCAAGTTgtgttttagaaattttaatacTTAATCAGTATAGTTACCATACTTCAATTGAGATGTTGCATTTTCTTTAA
This genomic interval from Manis javanica isolate MJ-LG chromosome 1, MJ_LKY, whole genome shotgun sequence contains the following:
- the TAF9 gene encoding transcription initiation factor TFIID subunit 9, whose amino-acid sequence is MESGKMASPKSMPKDAQMMAQILKDMGITEYEPRVINQMLEFAFRYVTTILDDAKIYSSHAKKATVDADDVRLAIQCRADQSFTSPPPRDFLLDIARQRNQTPLPLIKPYSGPRLPPDRYCLTAPNYRLKSLQKKASTSAGRITVPRLSVGSVTSRPSTPTLGTATPQTMSVTTKVGGPMSLTGQRFTVQMPTTQSPAVKASIPAASAVQNVLINPSLIGSKNILITTNMVSSQNTTNESSNALKRKREDDDDDDDDDGDDYDNL